TTTCTATGGAAGAAATTGCGGAGGGACTTAAGCTACAAAAAAGTGCAGATTTTAAGCTGCTGGTTCAAACAGTCGCAGCAATGGAACGGGAAAAATCCGTAGAATTTACCAAAAAAGGCAAAATCAAGTTGCCGCAAAAGGATGTAACAGTCGAAGGTGTTTTTCGTGCGAATGAACGCGGCTTTGGTTTTGTGACGATCGATCCGGAAGAAGCAGATGTCTATATTCCGAAAGAAGCAGTCAATTTTGCAATGGATGGGGACATTGTAGCGATCGATATTGTTCAAGCAGCTGATCCATTTTCTGATCGCGGAGCAGAAGGCAAAATCGTCGAAATCAGAACAAGAGCAATCACTCAAGTTGTAGGCGAATTTATCGCTTATGATGAGAAGGAAGTCAGCGAAACGGATCTCTATGGCTATGCAATTCCAAAGGATAAAAAGATGACAGGGCTAACCTTTAATGTTGCGGCCCAAGGCATCAAACCTGTTGATGGCAGCATCGTGATCGTTGAAGTGACGCACTATCCTGAGAAAGAGTATCCAAGAAGCTTGGAAGGATTGGTCAAAAAAGTCGTTGGCCATAAAAATGATCCAGGCATGGATATTTTATCGATCGTTGTTGCTCATGGAATTCCGACAAGCTTTCCAGATACCGTTATTGATGAAGCTGACAAAGTACCAGATGCTATTTCGGAAGAAGATATCAAAGGCCGCAGAGATTTACGTGATCAAATGATCGTGACGATCGATGGAGAAGATGCTAAAGATTTAGATGATGCGGTAACGGTTCGTAAATTAGAGAATGGCAACTATTTCTTAGGTGTGCATATCGCTGATGTTTCTTACTACGTGACGGAAGGTAGCGAATTGGATATTGAAGCGTATGAGCGCGGTACAAGTGTTTATTTGACAGATCGTGTAGTACCGATGATTCCTCAACGATTATCCAATGGGATTTGTTCGTTGAATCCCCATGTTCCTCGTCTAACGATGAGTTGTGAAATGGAGATCACGCCTGAAGGTCATGTAGTCAAACATGATATTTTTCAAAGTGTGATCCAAACGACAGAGCGCATGACCTATACATCAGTCAATGAGATTTTAGAGGAACAAAATCCTGAAACAATGGAGCGCTACAAAGAGTTAGTTCCTATGTTTAAGGAAATGGGTGAACTTCACCAAATACTTGAACAAATGCGGGAGACACGAGGAGCGATTTCATTTGAAGATCGTGAAGCTAAGGTATTGGTTGACGGGCAAGGTCATCCACAAGACATCTTATTGCGAACACGTGGTGTTGGTGAACGTTTGATCGAGTCCTTCATGCTGGCTGCTAATGAAACAGTGGCGAAGCACTACCATGATCTTAAATTACCATTCATTTATCGGATCCATGAACAGCCGAAAGAAGAAAAGATGCAACGATTCTTCGATTTTGCAGCAGTCTTA
This sequence is a window from Enterococcus wangshanyuanii. Protein-coding genes within it:
- the rnr gene encoding ribonuclease R, with translation MTKQTIKEKILFFMENHSKKSFSMEEIAEGLKLQKSADFKLLVQTVAAMEREKSVEFTKKGKIKLPQKDVTVEGVFRANERGFGFVTIDPEEADVYIPKEAVNFAMDGDIVAIDIVQAADPFSDRGAEGKIVEIRTRAITQVVGEFIAYDEKEVSETDLYGYAIPKDKKMTGLTFNVAAQGIKPVDGSIVIVEVTHYPEKEYPRSLEGLVKKVVGHKNDPGMDILSIVVAHGIPTSFPDTVIDEADKVPDAISEEDIKGRRDLRDQMIVTIDGEDAKDLDDAVTVRKLENGNYFLGVHIADVSYYVTEGSELDIEAYERGTSVYLTDRVVPMIPQRLSNGICSLNPHVPRLTMSCEMEITPEGHVVKHDIFQSVIQTTERMTYTSVNEILEEQNPETMERYKELVPMFKEMGELHQILEQMRETRGAISFEDREAKVLVDGQGHPQDILLRTRGVGERLIESFMLAANETVAKHYHDLKLPFIYRIHEQPKEEKMQRFFDFAAVLGILVKGTKTDITPKDLQRVLEQVADKPEEAVINTMLLRSMQQARYSEDNYGHYGLAAEYYTHFTSPIRRYPDLIVHRLIRSYEGNVSEKLKEKWEQHLPDIADHSSKMERRAVEAEREVDAMKKAEFMADKIGEEYVGVISSVTRFGLFVELPNTIEGLIHVNNLKQDYFHYIENHMALVGERTGMTLKIGQKVKVKVDKADPETREIDFEFLEAEEVERIEAPKQQKRQDGRKRRDDRKNRERGRDKKPFTQKKNKKKGKKPFYKEVAKKKGKGKKPKKK